From Labilithrix sp., a single genomic window includes:
- a CDS encoding glycerol-3-phosphate dehydrogenase/oxidase has product MWRQGYRDEVWSRLDQEWDLIVVGGGITGAGILGEAVRHGKSVLLVEAQDFSSGTSSRSTKLVHGGLRYLRQGQFLVTRKSVRERERLMNEGVGLVNPLAFSLTAFPGDQMPKWMYGVGLAMYDALAWKWAHERQSKKAIIERLPALDGSAVTGGYRYFDAQTDDSRLTLRVIREAVKQGGTAINYVKAEKLLRTEDGKVRGVVLRDVANGARTAEVKAKVVINATGAWADELRAEVGQEKRLRKIRGSHLTFDATRFPLAEAVSLLHPRDQRAVFAIPWEGVTILGTTDVDHGDLHEEPAISDQEREYLLEAAQKAFPGLELAPQDVISTWSGVRPVIGTGKSDPSKESREHAIWNEDGLLTITGGKLTTFAVMAREALEAAEAELGPLEERTRVLEANPEDVDWPSAMSDEDKLRLVGRFGAELPAITGDKEGATKIPGTIAYYSELRHAARNEGVVNLSDLLLRRVRLGLLLPDGGLGLEKEIRAIVQPELGWDDARWDREVVRYRETWHKAYRP; this is encoded by the coding sequence ATGTGGCGTCAGGGATACCGCGACGAGGTCTGGAGCCGGCTGGATCAGGAATGGGACCTCATCGTCGTCGGCGGCGGCATCACCGGCGCCGGCATCCTCGGTGAGGCGGTCCGCCACGGGAAGTCGGTGCTGCTCGTCGAGGCGCAGGACTTCTCCTCCGGCACGTCGAGCCGCTCGACCAAGCTCGTGCACGGCGGCCTCCGCTACCTGCGCCAGGGTCAGTTCCTCGTGACGCGCAAGTCGGTGCGCGAGCGCGAGCGCTTGATGAACGAAGGCGTCGGCCTCGTGAACCCGCTCGCGTTCTCGCTCACCGCCTTCCCCGGCGATCAGATGCCGAAGTGGATGTACGGCGTCGGCCTCGCGATGTACGACGCGCTCGCGTGGAAGTGGGCGCACGAGCGCCAGTCGAAGAAGGCCATCATCGAGCGTCTCCCCGCGCTCGACGGCTCCGCCGTGACCGGCGGCTATCGCTACTTCGACGCGCAGACCGACGACTCGCGGCTCACGTTGCGCGTCATCCGCGAGGCGGTGAAGCAGGGCGGCACCGCGATCAACTACGTGAAGGCCGAAAAGCTCCTCCGCACCGAGGACGGCAAGGTCCGCGGCGTCGTCCTGCGCGACGTCGCGAACGGCGCGCGCACCGCGGAGGTGAAGGCCAAGGTCGTCATCAACGCGACCGGCGCGTGGGCCGACGAGCTCCGCGCCGAGGTCGGCCAGGAGAAGCGCCTCCGCAAGATCCGCGGGAGCCACCTCACCTTCGACGCGACGCGTTTCCCCCTCGCCGAGGCGGTGAGCCTCCTCCACCCGCGCGATCAACGCGCGGTGTTCGCGATCCCGTGGGAGGGCGTCACCATCCTCGGCACGACCGACGTCGATCACGGCGACCTCCACGAGGAGCCGGCGATCAGCGATCAGGAGCGCGAGTACCTCCTCGAGGCGGCGCAGAAGGCGTTCCCCGGCCTCGAGCTCGCGCCCCAGGACGTCATCTCGACGTGGTCGGGCGTGCGGCCCGTCATCGGGACGGGCAAGAGCGATCCGTCGAAGGAGTCGCGCGAGCACGCGATCTGGAACGAGGACGGCCTCCTCACGATCACGGGCGGCAAGCTCACGACCTTCGCGGTCATGGCGCGCGAGGCGCTCGAAGCGGCGGAGGCCGAGCTCGGCCCGCTAGAGGAGCGCACGCGCGTGCTGGAGGCGAACCCGGAGGACGTCGACTGGCCGAGCGCGATGAGCGACGAGGACAAGCTCCGTCTCGTCGGCCGCTTCGGCGCCGAGCTCCCCGCCATCACCGGCGACAAGGAGGGCGCGACGAAGATCCCCGGGACGATCGCGTACTATAGCGAGCTCCGCCACGCCGCGCGGAACGAGGGCGTCGTGAACCTCTCCGACTTGCTCCTCCGCCGCGTGCGGCTCGGGCTCCTCTTGCCCGACGGCGGGCTCGGGCTCGAGAAGGAGATCCGCGCGATCGTCCAGCCCGAGCTCGGCTGGGACGACGCGCGCTGGGACCGCGAGGTCGTGCGCTACCGCGAGACGTGGCACAAGGCCTACCGGCCCTGA
- a CDS encoding sigma-70 family RNA polymerase sigma factor has translation MTVTADAPRSRAEEDAVLVARAAAGDERAFAVLYDTHRARLYRLAYGIVLDPNEAREAVQEAFLKLHLAAPAWEPRAAIGTWLHRVVLHHCLGLKQRLLRFARPMLAPRTQKTPESEAVLGEAMRIVEEELAKLSLKQRAVATLFLDGELAPAEIAPLVGMTPNATRVTLHRALASLRATLAAAGIDATPTPDELALAEEHD, from the coding sequence ATGACGGTCACGGCAGACGCGCCTCGTTCGCGCGCGGAGGAAGACGCCGTGCTCGTCGCGCGTGCCGCCGCCGGCGACGAGCGCGCGTTCGCCGTCCTCTACGACACGCATCGCGCCCGCCTCTATCGCCTCGCCTACGGCATCGTGCTCGATCCGAACGAAGCGCGCGAGGCGGTGCAGGAGGCCTTCCTCAAGCTCCATCTCGCCGCGCCGGCGTGGGAGCCGCGCGCGGCGATCGGGACCTGGCTCCATCGCGTCGTCCTCCACCACTGCCTCGGCCTGAAGCAGCGGCTCCTCCGCTTCGCACGGCCGATGCTCGCGCCGCGCACGCAGAAGACGCCCGAGTCGGAGGCGGTGCTCGGCGAGGCGATGCGCATCGTCGAAGAGGAGCTCGCGAAGCTCTCGCTCAAGCAGCGCGCCGTCGCGACGCTCTTCCTCGACGGCGAGCTCGCCCCCGCCGAGATCGCGCCGCTCGTCGGGATGACCCCGAACGCGACGCGGGTGACCTTGCATCGCGCGCTCGCCTCGCTCCGCGCCACGCTCGCCGCCGCCGGCATCGACGCCACCCCGACCCCCGATGAGCTCGCGCTCGCCGAGGAGCACGACTGA
- a CDS encoding HPF/RaiA family ribosome-associated protein, which translates to MDTPVQITFRDMESSPAVTSYVERRATKLEKLFDRLVDCHVVVEEPHRRSRQGKKFHVRISMHVPGKELVVSRNVDDAKEDLHAAIDDAFGDAERVLEEHARLLQPDLKTHERPTRGVVARLFRDEGYGFITAEGDAHDVYFHRNSVLGARFEHLEVGAKVRFAEEDGEKGPQASTVHAT; encoded by the coding sequence ATGGATACACCGGTTCAAATCACGTTCCGCGACATGGAGTCGTCCCCCGCCGTCACGTCGTACGTCGAACGGCGCGCGACGAAGCTCGAGAAGCTGTTCGACCGGCTCGTCGACTGTCACGTCGTCGTCGAGGAGCCGCACCGCCGCAGCCGCCAGGGCAAGAAGTTCCACGTGCGCATCAGCATGCACGTCCCCGGCAAGGAGCTCGTCGTCTCACGCAACGTCGACGACGCGAAGGAGGACCTGCACGCCGCGATCGACGACGCGTTCGGCGATGCGGAGCGCGTCCTCGAGGAGCACGCGCGCTTGCTCCAGCCCGACCTGAAGACGCACGAGCGCCCGACCCGCGGCGTCGTCGCGCGCCTCTTCCGCGACGAGGGCTACGGCTTCATCACGGCGGAGGGCGACGCGCACGACGTCTACTTCCACCGGAACAGCGTCCTCGGCGCCCGCTTCGAGCACCTCGAGGTCGGCGCGAAGGTCCGCTTCGCAGAAGAGGACGGCGAGAAGGGACCTCAGGCGAGCACGGTCCACGCGACCTAG
- a CDS encoding HD domain-containing protein: MDRPPLIPRGIDASLWLRLRDEAAKRAEGTEPAHDFAHVERVLVNAVTIARAESANEAVAGAAALLHELFNLPKSHPDSAKAGDLCAEHARALLVREEAPAALVDPVCAAIRDHSFSKGVVPAALESRVLQDADRLDAIGAIGLARMWATCADMKRPFYAPSDPFCRARAPDDKQWGLDHVFKKLLQIPSRLHLATSKRLARERVAFLHVYMDQLRSEIGEAEL, from the coding sequence GTGGATCGACCGCCGCTGATCCCGCGCGGCATCGACGCGTCGCTGTGGCTCCGCCTCCGCGACGAAGCCGCGAAGCGCGCGGAGGGCACCGAGCCGGCGCACGACTTCGCGCACGTCGAGCGCGTGCTCGTCAACGCGGTGACGATCGCGCGCGCCGAGTCCGCGAACGAGGCCGTCGCCGGCGCCGCCGCGCTCCTCCACGAGCTCTTCAATCTCCCCAAGTCCCACCCCGACTCGGCGAAGGCAGGCGACCTCTGCGCCGAGCACGCGCGCGCGCTCCTCGTCCGCGAAGAGGCGCCGGCCGCGCTCGTCGATCCGGTGTGCGCCGCGATCCGCGATCATTCCTTCTCGAAGGGGGTCGTCCCCGCCGCGCTCGAGAGCCGCGTGCTGCAAGACGCGGATCGCCTCGACGCGATCGGCGCGATCGGGCTCGCGCGGATGTGGGCGACGTGCGCGGACATGAAGCGCCCGTTCTACGCGCCGTCGGATCCGTTCTGTCGCGCGCGCGCGCCCGACGACAAGCAGTGGGGGCTCGACCACGTCTTCAAGAAGCTGCTCCAGATCCCGTCGCGGCTCCACCTCGCGACGTCGAAGCGGCTCGCGCGCGAGCGCGTCGCTTTCCTGCACGTCTACATGGATCAGCTCCGGAGCGAGATCGGCGAGGCCGAGCTCTAG
- a CDS encoding TIGR00730 family Rossman fold protein, whose translation MKSVCVFCGSRPGNDPDHATAARSLGRALARREITLVYGGAKVGLMGEVADAVLAEGGRVVGIIPKSLVSKEIAHDGLAELYLTESMAERKTRMIELSDAFLALPGGFGTYDELFETITLAQIGLHEKPNAVLNTKGFFDPFIALFRHTIAQGFAAEEHAGLLVVEDEPERLLDAVAAWTPPPLGAKWIDRR comes from the coding sequence ATGAAGAGCGTGTGTGTCTTCTGCGGCTCGCGCCCCGGCAACGACCCCGATCACGCCACCGCCGCGCGGTCGCTCGGGCGCGCGCTCGCCCGCCGCGAGATCACGCTCGTCTACGGCGGCGCGAAGGTCGGCCTCATGGGCGAGGTCGCGGACGCGGTGCTGGCGGAGGGGGGACGCGTCGTCGGCATCATCCCGAAGTCGCTCGTCTCGAAGGAGATCGCGCACGACGGGCTCGCGGAGCTCTATCTCACCGAGTCGATGGCGGAGCGGAAGACGCGGATGATCGAGCTCTCCGACGCGTTCCTCGCGCTGCCCGGTGGCTTCGGCACCTACGACGAGCTGTTCGAGACGATCACGCTCGCGCAGATCGGCCTCCACGAGAAGCCGAACGCGGTCCTCAACACGAAGGGCTTCTTCGATCCGTTCATCGCGCTCTTCCGCCACACCATCGCGCAGGGCTTCGCGGCGGAGGAGCACGCCGGCCTCCTCGTCGTCGAGGACGAGCCGGAGAGACTCCTCGACGCCGTCGCGGCGTGGACGCCGCCGCCGCTCGGAGCGAAGTGGATCGACCGCCGCTGA
- a CDS encoding protein kinase, whose product MSESDPLGLVGSTIDELRFDECVDTEGSGLVYRGKLAGREGAVAIKCLSLSRLGAVDVTARAEIASRFSSETKILRKLGDGTHDIVHCITSGMLSAPTTNETVQYQVLEWLDGRTLKVDLTERRSRGMPGRSLRETMDMLEGAALAMGHAHSLGIIHRHLEPSNLMLTRIRGALRLKVLDFGLAQILGQEAGLRTEVAPVFSEQYSAPEQLTTPPGDVGPWTDVFSLALVMLEILHGAPAPNPRAGAIRASALGVTVPAPIEELLALATAVDPHARPADATVFWTKMREVYKETAKPLASAEALAATAIDDDAAAAIARVRAMTAAGGTPQSDKGTVLMAGAPPTPKTPAAPPAQDAALTATAPLGVPSPLATSLGGNMQTPLARKAPSAPAAPTATTTPPVAPVSLPVPAQKSPALLIGVLTAVIVLVGIVAVVLMMKK is encoded by the coding sequence ATGTCCGAATCCGATCCGCTCGGACTCGTCGGCAGTACGATCGACGAGCTTCGCTTCGACGAATGCGTCGATACCGAGGGCTCGGGCCTCGTCTATCGCGGCAAGCTCGCGGGGCGTGAAGGCGCGGTCGCGATCAAGTGCCTGTCGCTCTCGCGGCTCGGCGCGGTGGACGTCACCGCCCGCGCGGAGATCGCCTCGCGCTTCAGCTCCGAGACGAAGATCCTGCGCAAGCTCGGCGACGGCACGCACGACATCGTGCACTGCATCACGTCGGGGATGCTCTCGGCGCCGACGACGAACGAGACCGTCCAGTACCAGGTGCTGGAGTGGCTCGACGGCCGCACGCTCAAGGTCGATCTCACGGAGCGGCGCTCGCGCGGCATGCCGGGGCGATCGCTCCGCGAGACGATGGACATGCTCGAGGGCGCGGCGCTCGCGATGGGGCACGCGCACTCGCTCGGGATCATCCATCGCCACCTCGAGCCGTCCAACCTGATGCTCACGCGCATCCGCGGCGCGCTCCGGCTCAAGGTCCTCGACTTCGGGCTCGCGCAGATCCTGGGGCAAGAGGCCGGTCTCCGGACCGAGGTCGCGCCGGTGTTCTCCGAGCAGTACTCGGCGCCGGAGCAGCTCACGACGCCGCCGGGCGACGTCGGCCCCTGGACCGACGTGTTCTCCCTCGCGCTCGTGATGCTCGAGATCCTGCACGGCGCGCCGGCGCCGAACCCGCGCGCGGGCGCGATCCGCGCGTCGGCCCTAGGCGTGACGGTCCCCGCTCCGATCGAAGAGCTCCTCGCGCTCGCGACGGCGGTGGATCCGCACGCGCGCCCCGCCGACGCGACCGTGTTCTGGACGAAGATGCGTGAGGTCTACAAGGAAACGGCGAAGCCGCTCGCGAGCGCGGAGGCCCTCGCCGCGACCGCGATCGACGACGACGCCGCGGCCGCGATCGCGCGCGTGCGAGCGATGACGGCGGCAGGAGGGACGCCGCAGTCGGACAAGGGCACGGTGCTGATGGCCGGCGCGCCGCCGACGCCGAAGACGCCCGCGGCCCCGCCGGCGCAGGACGCGGCGCTCACCGCGACCGCGCCGCTCGGCGTGCCGTCGCCGCTCGCGACGTCGCTCGGCGGCAACATGCAGACGCCGCTCGCGCGGAAGGCTCCGTCCGCGCCCGCCGCTCCGACCGCGACGACCACGCCGCCGGTCGCGCCGGTGAGCCTCCCCGTGCCGGCGCAGAAGAGCCCCGCCCTCCTGATCGGCGTCCTCACCGCCGTCATCGTCCTCGTCGGCATCGTCGCCGTCGTGCTGATGATGAAGAAGTAG